The Sander lucioperca isolate FBNREF2018 chromosome 15, SLUC_FBN_1.2, whole genome shotgun sequence genome window below encodes:
- the zgc:110319 gene encoding NFU1 iron-sulfur cluster scaffold homolog, mitochondrial, producing the protein MGYCCCPPHEVLIFKTNKMAAHMRWGLQQLLRARKTANSRFPVKTRSSYHSRCSTQIFRHVQPLPGTGTIHFSIRHLSIQTQDTPNPRSLKFLPGKPVLGSGTLDFPTSSSAECSSLARDLFEIEGVKSVFYGPDFITVTKTDEDVEWTDIKHHALEAITKFFESGDPITVGAVHHESSVSEDDDDIVSMIKELLDTRIRPTVQEDGGDVIYKGFQDGTVKLKLVGSCTGCPSSTVTLKNGIQNMLQFYIPEVDNVEQVEDEVDEINAKVFLELEHKLQE; encoded by the exons ATGGGCTACTGCTGCTGTCCACCACACGAGGTCCtcattttcaaaacaaacaaaatggccgCGCACATGAGATGGGGTCTTCAGCAGTTGTTACGGGCAAGAAAAACGGCCAACTCTAG GTTTCCAGTCAAGACCAGAAGCTCATACCACTCACGGTGCTCGACCCAGATCTTCAGACATGTTCAGCCTCTGCCAGGGACAGGAACCATACACTTTTCAA TAAGGCACCTGTCCATCCAGACTCAAGACACTCCAAACCCCAGGAGCTTGAAGTTTCTCCCTGGTAAACCTGTTCTAGGAAGTGGGACGCTTGACTTTCCCACTTCGAGCTCAGCTGAATGTTCATCTTTAGCCAG AGACCTGTTTGAAATTGAAGGAGTAAAAAGTGTGTTCTATGGCCCTGACTTCATCACAGTCACTAAA ACAGATGAGGATGTGGAATGGACAGACATTAAGCATCATGCTTTGGAGGCCATTACCAAGTTCTTTGAGAGTGGTGACCCAATAACAGTAGGGGCAGTGCACCATGAAAGTA gTGTTtctgaagatgatgatgatattgTATCTATGATAAAGGAGCTTCTGGACACTAGAATCAG ACCTACAGTGCAGGAGGATGGAGGCGATGTCATCTATAAGGGGTTTCAGGATGGCACAGTCAAGCTGAAACTGGTTGGTTCCTGCACAGGGTGTCCCAGTTCTACAGTTACCCTGAAGAATGGCATTCAGAACATGCTGCAGTTTTATATCCCAGAAGTAGACAACGTGGAACAG GTGGAAGATGAGGTGGATGAAATCAATGCAAAGGTTTTCTTAGAGCTGGAACACAAATTACAAGAATAA
- the si:dkey-228d14.5 gene encoding transmembrane protein 150A — protein MVLWIIFPIALSLVSFIGTWTVYGLAFTNNHVCSLSDWGSDNYCKGNQSTGCCLVPTISSSGTSAPENSLFTATINAGSFLFLLFSIFHHAHIMERHTCHSMLSRFALVFGVVAALGAFTAGNCNPGYLALLHYLGAAISFMCICFYTVLLTALTGKCLLTGYEKILYPLRIASTVVQTIVTICYTVLFAQDEYFYIHLSAIFEWMLSINLELFELSFAVEFCFFSSFMLSNLLSKREEEKPLMMTMS, from the exons ATGGTGCTTTGGATTATCTTCCCCATCGCCCTCTCCCTGGTGTCCTTCATTGGAACATGGACTGT ATATGGCCTGGCTTTCACCAACAATCATGTGTGCTCTCTCAGTGACTG GGGGAGTGACAACTACTGCAAAGGGAATCAGTCCACTGGATGTTGCCTTGTTCCCACTATAAG CTCAAGTGGAACTAGTGCACCAGAAAATTCACTTTTTACAGCCACAATCAATGCGGGATCCTTTCTGT TTCTGCTGTTCAGTATATTCCACCATGCCCACATTATGGAGAGACACACATGTCATTCCATGCTGAGCAGGTTTGCACTGGTATTTGGTGTGGTGGCAGCCTTGGGGGCATTCACAGCTGGAAACTGTAAT CCAGGTTACCTGGCACTCCTTCACTACCTCGGAGCTGCCATCAGTTTCATGTGCATCTGCTTCTACACTGTCCTGCTCACTGCGCTGACTGGGAAGTGTTTGCTGACAGGATATGAGAAGATTCTCTACCCGTTACGCATCGCCTCCACTGTGGTTCAAACAATTGTCACCATCTGCT ATACTGTTTTGTTCGCCCAGGACGAGTACTTTTACATTCACTTGTCGGCTATATTTGAGTGGATGCTCAGCATTAACCTGGAGCTCTTTGAGCTCAGCTTCGCCGTGGAATTTTGCTTCTTCTCATCCTTCATGCTTTCAAATCTGTTGAGCAAACGTGAGGAAGAAAAGCCTTTAATGATGACGATGTCCTGA